From a region of the Hemibagrus wyckioides isolate EC202008001 linkage group LG06, SWU_Hwy_1.0, whole genome shotgun sequence genome:
- the cnr1 gene encoding cannabinoid receptor 1: MKSVLDGVADTTFRTITSGLQYLGSNDASYDDPIIDADFVKGSYSFQKPPSAFRSSSFPDKVGPDEELIVKGLPFYPTNGTDLFGNQSLGDDGASVQCGENFMDMECFMILTPSQQLAVAVMSLTLGTFTVLENLVVLCVILHSRTLRCRPSYHFIGSLAIADLLGSVIFVYSFLDFHIFHRKDSPNIFLFKLGGVTASFTASVGSLFLTAIDRYISIHRPLAYRRIVTRTKAVIAFCMMWAISIIIAVLPLLGWNCIRLNSVCSDIFPLIDENYLMFWIGVTSILLIFIIYAYMYILWKAHHHAVRMLSRTSQKSLVVYNTDGTKVQTTRPEQARMDIRLAKTLVLILVVLVICWGPLLAIMVYDLFWKMNDDIKTVFAFCSMLCLLNSTVNPIIYALRSKDLRRAFLATCQGCRSSSSITQQLDNSLESDCQNRNLQIHANRAAESCVKTTVKIAKVTMSVSTETSAEAV; this comes from the coding sequence ATGAAGTCTGTTCTGGATGGCGTGGCAGACACCACCTTCAGGACCATCACCTCCGGCCTCCAGTACCTCGGGTCCAATGACGCCAGCTACGATGACCCCATTATCGACGCTGATTTTGTCAAAGGCAGCTACTCCTTTCAGAAGCCACCATCTGCATTCCGCAGCAGCTCCTTCCCGGATAAGGTTGGGCCGGATGAGGAACTAATTGTTAAAGGGCTTCCCTTTTATCCCACCAATGGCACAGATCTGTTCGGGAACCAGAGTCTGGGGGACGATGGGGCCAGTGTGCAGTGTGGGGAGAACTTCATGGACATGGAGTGCTTCATGATCCTGACTCCAAGCCAGCAGTTGGCAGTGGCAGTCATGTCTCTGACTCTGGGAACCTTCACGGTTCTGGAGAACCTAGTGGTCTTGTGTGTGATCTTGCACTCGCGCACACTGCGCTGCAGACCTTCTTATCACTTCATTGGTAGCCTGGCCATTGCAGATTTGCTGGGCAGTGTCATTTTTGTGTACAGTTTCTTGGACTTCCACATCTTTCACCGTAAAGATAGTCCCAACATATTTCTGTTTAAGCTTGGAGGTGTCACAGCGTCCTTTACCGCCTCTGTAGGGAGTCTCTTTCTCACAGCCATTGATCGATATATCTCGATCCATCGCCCGCTGGCCTACCGACGCATCGTGACACGAACCAAGGCAGTGATTGCTTTCTGCATGATGTGGGCCATTTCCATCATCATCGCAGTGCTTCCGCTTCTCGGATGGAACTGCATTCGCTTAAACTCGGTGTGTTCGGACATCTTCCCACTCATCGATGAAAACTACCTGATGTTCTGGATTGGCGTGACCAGCATCCTTTTGATTTTCATCATCTACGCATACATGTACATCCTGTGGAAGGCCCACCACCACGCCGTGCGAATGCTTAGCCGGACCTCGCAGAAAAGCCTGGTGGTTTACAACACGGATGGCACCAAGGTTCAGACCACTCGACCTGAGCAAGCCCGGATGGACATTCGCCTTGCCAAGACGCTTGTTCTCATCCTGGTGGTCCTGGTGATCTGCTGGGGCCCCTTGCTGGCCATCATGGTGTATGACCTTTTCTGGAAGATGAATGATGACATCAAGACAGTGTTTGCTTTCTGCAGCATGCTCTGCTTGCTTAACTCCACCGTGAACCCCATCATTTACGCACTGAGGAGTAAAGACCTGCGCCGGGCCTTTCTGGCCACTTGCCAAGGTtgcaggagcagcagcagcatcacgCAGCAGTTGGACAACAGCTTGGAGTCGGACTGCCAGAACCGTAACCTGCAGATCCACGCCAACCGAGCGGCCGAGAGCTGTGTCAAGACCACTGTGAAAATAGCCAAAGTGACCATGTCCGTCTCTACCGAAACCTCGGCGGAAGCCGTCTAA